The DNA segment CTCAAGACCTACGCCGCGCAGCTCCGGCCCAAGCCCATCGACGCGATCGGCACCGACGACGTGCTTTCCGTGCTTCAGCCGATCTGGACGACGAAGAGCGAGACGGCCTCTCGGGTCCGCGGCCGTATCGAACGCGTGCAGGACGCCGCGCGGGCCCGTGGGCTGCGAACCGGTGAGAACCCCTGGGATTGCCCCGTTTTCCCGCAATCGGGGCGGCGGCCACTGGCTGCGTCCAGTCGCATGGGGATGACGAGGTGATCCTCGTGCGGTTCGACGAACCGCGCGACACGGCACTCGGGGATGGAGAGGGGGATAGCCATGCCATCCACGATGGGGAGGGCTGGCCAACCCATCATCGACCCGAGTCAATCCACCGCGCTCCACGCAAAATGATATTGGTGGCGAATTCGGCACAGCTCAGTCAGGCCGCGAGTTGATGCAGCCGCGCAAAGGCTGAGTGCCGTGTTCGCGCCTTTGGTTCGTCTGCCAGCCACCGCAGCAAGCGTGCCAAGTTCATCGCGGCTGCCGTCATCAGGTGGGCAAGGTGCGTCTTCGCGTGCCCAAAGTACGGCGTTCGTCGGAGCCGAGATGACCGCACACCCTGGGCAATCGTGCCTTCGACGCCGGCCCGCCGCGCGTATTCGGCTGCGAAATCCGCGGTCTGCTCCCGCGCCCGCCCGACGCGCAAAGCCTCGTGTTGCGCCTCTGGGCGGATCGTGATCGCCCGGCGTGCAGTGCTCGCGCGCGTGCACTGCGGCCGGAGCGGGCACGCTCGGCAGTCGCTGGGGGCGAACTTGATCTTGATCACCGGCGTCGTGCCGCGGGCGAGCGCCGGCGTCCAGCTCTGGCTTCGCTTGCCGGCTGGACACGTTGCCCGCTGCTGAACGAAGTCGATGGCGAAGTCCCGTGCGGCGAACCCAGCGCCGGCCCGCGCCTGCCACTGTCGGTCGCCGCGCGTCGGGCCAATCAGGTCGACCCCGTAGCGTTCCTGGGCGTCGACGAACAGCGCCGCATTCACAAAGCCGGTGTCGGCAATGTGGGTCTTGGGCAGCAGGCCCCGTGCAGCGAGCGCCGCGTGGATGGTCGAAGTCGTGGCGTCGTCCGAGACCGCGGCGGTCGTCGTCTCAACGTTGGTGATCAGGTTCGGGGTGCCCTCGTCGCACGTCTCGGTCAGGTGCACCTTGTAGCCGCTCCACACCGTCGCGCCCTTGCTCGCGTAGCGCGCCTCCACGTCGTAGGGCGAGCCGATGTAGCGACCCGACGGCGGCACCTGATCATTCGTCCGCCACTCGACGCGGGCGCCTTCCGGCCCGTGCTCGACCAGGAAGTTCTGCACCCAGACGCGCCGCAGGGTCTCAAGGGCCGCGGCGTCCCGCACAACCGGCGGCGCGCCGTCCGCTGTGGCGAGAGCCAGCAACGTGAAGCCATCGACGCCGGTCTGCACCGCCCACGCCCGGCGCCCAGTCTGGCTCTTGGGCAGCCGAAACTCGCTCGCTCGGAGCTCGTAGCGTTCGGCCCATGTCGGGGTCGTGCACGCGCGCAGCCAGTCGGGCGCCACCGTCGCCAGCGCGTTCAGTGCGTAGCGCAATGTCTCGCCGACGACTTCGAGCCGGCTCATGGTGCGCATCGCCCCGAGGACGTGCGTGGAGTCGCTGCGCTGGCGTCCGCCGCCCTTCAGCAGTCCGCGCTCTCGCGCCAGTTTGAGAGTTGCGTCGAGGAGGCGGCTTTCCGCCCCGTGCGCGAGAAGGCGCGTGCGAAACTCGCTCAGGACAGTGTGGTCGAAGCCAACGTCAGTCAGTTCCAGACACAGCAGGTATTTCCAGTCGATCCGCGTGCGAACCGCGTCGGCGGCCTGCCGATCGGTCAGCCCCTCCATGAACTGCAGGAGCGTCGCGAGCGCGAGTCGGGCCGGTGCCTCTGCGGGCCGTCCCCGGGCCGGGAACAGGTCGGCGAAGTCGCGATCCGCCACGACCCTATACAGGTCGTCGTAGAGGCGCATGACCGGATTGCCATTCGGAAAGATCGCCCGCGCGACCTGCGCGGTCTGGTCAGGCACGACGTACGTGCGCTTCACGTCGAGCGACATCGCCCACCCCTGGCTGGCTTGGGGCTGCATCGTCGCTCAAGCGCATTGCGCGGTCGTCCTCTCATCGCAGGAGGCACGCCGAATTCGCCACCAATATCAAAATGAGCAAGAACCCAGAAAACGGGGCAATCCCAGGCCTGACCTTCATCCGAACCGTGGACCTGAACGCCTACCTGGCCGGCGATGATCTGTGCGAGCAGGGCTCGACGCCATCAGGGTTGATGGCCGGGTAACCAATACCCACCATCCTACGTACGGGCCGCGTCGCGTATTGGCCCACCAGCCCCGCCAGCCCCCCCGGCCGGCGGGGCTAGCTGTTTCAGCCGCCGGTCAGCATAGCGAGCGGCGCTCGGCTACATCCGGCGGGCGAACGCCTTCAATGGGCATTCGGGGAGCGGGTTTTTGCGATCGTGGCGGGCTGTTCGCAGTCATCAGCACATATAAGTTTCAGCAAGAAGCGGGCGCACATCACACCCATAGTGCCCGCAAGCATTGAATGAGGAAGTATATCAATTGTATTTCCTCTGAACAAAAATACACCCGTTGCCACAGATGCTGCAAATCCTGCCGTGAAAGTGAAAAACATTCACATCCCCGCTACCAGTCCAGTCAGGCACTTCGAATTCTGCTGGGTCGCACTTCGATTGAGAGAGCAGAACGATTATCGTTCAAGCGGTGATTCGGTCGTCCAACACATGATGATATGTGCGGGCTGTGCCTTTGCGCGTCCGCTTGGCCTCGTAGAGCGCCGTGTCGGCGCGGCGAAGGATTTCCGCTCGGCTCCGAGCCGCCGCACCGGACCAAGCGACCCCAATCGTGCCGGTGACGTTCGCGATCTGCCCTAATCCATCCGCAACGATGTGAAGGTTGCGGAGCAGCTGCTGCACCAAGAGATCCAGAGCAGCTCGACTTACCGTTGAGGGAACTAGGACTGCGAACTCGTCACCCCCGAGCCGTGCCGGGAAGAACGAGCTCAGGTACTCTGCTCGCAACTGCTCTGCTACGCGGCGCAGCACCTCGTCGCCTGCAGCGTGCCCCATCACGTCGTTCACGCCCTTGAAGCCGTCGAGGTCAATCAGCATCACTGCCAGTTCCGCGCCCGTCGCGTGGGCGTCCCTCAGGCGGGCATCCAGGACGCGGTTGAACTCCGCTCGGTTAGGGAGCTGGGTGAGGTCGTCGGTACGGGCGAGGTGCTGCAGCTTCTCCTCCATGCGATGCCGCTCCGTGATGTCCTGGATCAGGCCGACCAACGCGATGGGTTTGCCCTTCGACAGCTCAATCTCCCCCAGGCAGCGCACGCGCCGCTGGTGGCCCCTGGCAGTCACGAGGTCGGCGTCCAGTTCAAACGGTTCACCTGTGTCGAGCGTGCGCCTCACCGCATCGAGGAAAGTGGTCCGGTCCAGTTCCGGGATGTAGCTCATGAGGTCGCCATTCGGTACACCTCCGCTGACGGGCAGCTCATGGATTGCGAAGACCCCATCCGACCAAGTCGCGGAGCGTCGCTCGAGGTCGTAGCGCCACGACCCCATATCGGCCATTCGCTCGGCCCGCTTGAACTGACGCCGTTCGCGCTCGAGGTGCTCGACCATCAAGCGTCGATCCTCGGCAATTTCCGCGGCACGCAGGGCCACCATCCGCGCCTCGAACAGCGCCTCGGCCGCGCAGGCCAGATCCGAGAGGATTTCCACATCGGTGGCAGAGGGCTCGCGAGGCTCATCGTCCAGCACGCACAGCGTGCCGATGGTAACTGCATCACCGTTGGCCTGAGTGATGCGGACTGGGACCCCTGCGTAGTAGCGGATGTTGGGCGAGCCCGTGACGAACTGGCTCGCCGCGAAGCGAGGATCGAGCCTGGCGTCCGCCACGATCAGGGGCGCTTCCGTCTCGAACACGACAGGACAGAAAGCTCCCGCACGGGTCGTTTCGGGCGCCAGCGGCCCGCATCGCGCCTTGAACCACTGCCGTTCGGGGTCAATCAGCGTGATCGAGGACATGCGTGTGCCCAGCATGCGCTGGGCGAGTTTCGCCAGGGCGTCGAACTCGGGCTGTGGTGGAGTGTCGAGGAGCGCGATCTCGGCGAGCGCCTTCTGGCGCACCGCTTCCCGTTGTCTGTCCGACATGCTGCCTCACCGCATTCCTCAGCCGGTGCTACATCGGCGGCAGTGAACGTCTCGTTTCTGACAGTTCCGACCAGGGGCAACCATTGGCGTGGTTAAGCCAATCGGGTTCTTAGCTTAAGACGGTCGGATACGGCCCCTGGAACAGCTCGCCATGGCCTCGCGTCGGAACAGGGTGCGCCAGCGGCGGCGCCGATGCTCATCGCGGTCGTGCACCATGTGGCCGCGCTGACAGAATGCCGCCAGGTTGGCGTCCTCGTTGTTGGCCGTGTCGTGGTCGCGGTGGGCCGCCGCCAGTACCACCCTCGTGACACGGACCCGAGCGAGCAGATCATCGTCGCGCAGCCGCTGCCGGAGCCGGTGCCCCTGGCCGTCGCGCCAGTCCGAGATCTCGGCATCCCCCCGCCGGCCGTCGCCGAGGTGGAAGACCCGCTGCAGGAGCGGGCGGGCGCACTCCTCGCACCGGCCCCGCGCCCGGCGGAAGCGGATGGCGCCACAGAGCTGTTGCCAGTCGATGGGGTAGAAGAAGCGGTGCTCCGGCCGGATCGGCACTCCTGCTTCCCGGATCAAAGAGTGGCATTCGAAGACGCCTATCAACCTAAGCCGATAAGCTTGTTCGCCAGTGAATACTAATCTTGCCTCGCTGGCGTGAGTCGATTTTCCCCGAGCGCTCGTGCCGAAATCGATCGCACACCCCTTGGGGTCTGCCAGAAATGTAAAAGCAATACAATATGATGCTATGTGAGGTAATCTTATCGATATATTTTGCCGGATATTTACAAATTGTTAATACTAACTTTGCCGAAACGTGTAAAATCACAAAATCCGATGCATCAATACAGGTAATATTCTGATGACAAATTTCGACGATTTTGACGGAAAGATAGAAAAATTTAGATCAAGGGAACATAACAAAGTTAAAGCGGTCGATAATATCAAGCAGGAATTGAGGCGACCATCTTTGATTGCGATCGATCATCGGAATGTATTCCGTGATTGTCTTTGCATATGTTTAAATAAAATTTTTACAGGCGACAAGATACTATCTTTTTTGTCAGTTGATGATCTATTTAAATCAGACTTTAATCTTATTGAAGGAGATCTGATAATTTTATACTGTGATATACGCGAAACTTTGCAAAAAAAGGCGGCGCGTGACGAGCTACTTTCGCGAGTGGGCCATGGTATTAATGTGGTTCTTATTTGCGAAGGTGATGATATTCGTGACGTGATGGGGTGTTTGGAAAACGGAGCACGTGGTTATATCCCCACCAGTGTCAGCCTGCAGGTGGCAATTGAAGCAATACGACTAGTCCGTGCTGGCGGCATCTTCATTCCGGCAAACTCTCTGCTCCAATCCTATAGCTCCGCCTCTGATCTTGATCCACCGCGCCAGTTCACCCCACGACAGACTGACGTTTTGGGGCAGCTACAGAAAGGCAAATCGAATAAAATTATCGCCTTCGAACTCGAAATGAAAGAAAGCACCGTCAAGGTGCACGTGCGCAATATCATGCGAAGACTTGGTGTAACAAATAGGACAGAGGCCGTTGTCGAGATGCAGCAAAATTATAAGACAGATTATAAGAACTATAAATAATGCAAGGTGAATTCATTATATTGATTCAAGAGACAAAAATTATGCCAAACCGACAGGATTTATATAAAAATCCCAACGGGGATTACGGATACCTCGGGCGAGAACCAGGGAGATGGCAGAACGTTCATCATCCATCAGCCCAACGGCTCGTCGGATGGCCGGCAGGTCGTCGTGGTCCGGCACAACCTCATGGGCGAGGGCGCTCAGGCCTTGGTGGCCGGTAGCATGACCGGGGGGCTCGCTCTCGTATGCGGTCCGGAGGGTAGGGGTGAATTCAGCCGATGCACCCTGTAGGCGCCGATGTGAAACTGACCCAGTCGCCGACTGAACCCTGACCCAGGCCGTAGGCTGGGCTCCTTCTGCGGGAGGAGGCCCGGATGGTGGGTGAGGAGGCAGCGTTGGAGATCCGGGTGTTGCATCGGCACGGGAAGGGCATCCGCGAGATTGCCCGCGCGACGGGTCTGTCGCGCAACACGGTGGTGCGCTTCGAGACTGCGCCGGGCGAGCAGATGCAGGTCGACTGGGCGGTGATGCGGCGCGGCGCCGACCGTCTCTCGGTGTTCGTGGCAACGCTGGGCTGGAGCCGGGCGGCCTACCTGGAGTTCGTGACCGACGAGCGCCTCGAGACGCTGATCGCCGCCCACGAGAACGCCTTCCTGGCCTTCGGGGGCGTGCCGCGCGAGGTGCTCTACGACAACATGCGCACCGTGGTGGTGGAGCGGAACGCCTACGGTCGCGGGCGTCATCGCTTCCAGGCCGGCTTCCTGGACTGTCAGCGGGCGT comes from the Methylobacterium currus genome and includes:
- a CDS encoding IS1182 family transposase; the protein is MSLDVKRTYVVPDQTAQVARAIFPNGNPVMRLYDDLYRVVADRDFADLFPARGRPAEAPARLALATLLQFMEGLTDRQAADAVRTRIDWKYLLCLELTDVGFDHTVLSEFRTRLLAHGAESRLLDATLKLARERGLLKGGGRQRSDSTHVLGAMRTMSRLEVVGETLRYALNALATVAPDWLRACTTPTWAERYELRASEFRLPKSQTGRRAWAVQTGVDGFTLLALATADGAPPVVRDAAALETLRRVWVQNFLVEHGPEGARVEWRTNDQVPPSGRYIGSPYDVEARYASKGATVWSGYKVHLTETCDEGTPNLITNVETTTAAVSDDATTSTIHAALAARGLLPKTHIADTGFVNAALFVDAQERYGVDLIGPTRGDRQWQARAGAGFAARDFAIDFVQQRATCPAGKRSQSWTPALARGTTPVIKIKFAPSDCRACPLRPQCTRASTARRAITIRPEAQHEALRVGRAREQTADFAAEYARRAGVEGTIAQGVRSSRLRRTPYFGHAKTHLAHLMTAAAMNLARLLRWLADEPKARTRHSAFARLHQLAA
- a CDS encoding diguanylate cyclase domain-containing protein gives rise to the protein MSDRQREAVRQKALAEIALLDTPPQPEFDALAKLAQRMLGTRMSSITLIDPERQWFKARCGPLAPETTRAGAFCPVVFETEAPLIVADARLDPRFAASQFVTGSPNIRYYAGVPVRITQANGDAVTIGTLCVLDDEPREPSATDVEILSDLACAAEALFEARMVALRAAEIAEDRRLMVEHLERERRQFKRAERMADMGSWRYDLERRSATWSDGVFAIHELPVSGGVPNGDLMSYIPELDRTTFLDAVRRTLDTGEPFELDADLVTARGHQRRVRCLGEIELSKGKPIALVGLIQDITERHRMEEKLQHLARTDDLTQLPNRAEFNRVLDARLRDAHATGAELAVMLIDLDGFKGVNDVMGHAAGDEVLRRVAEQLRAEYLSSFFPARLGGDEFAVLVPSTVSRAALDLLVQQLLRNLHIVADGLGQIANVTGTIGVAWSGAAARSRAEILRRADTALYEAKRTRKGTARTYHHVLDDRITA
- a CDS encoding LuxR C-terminal-related transcriptional regulator; this encodes MTNFDDFDGKIEKFRSREHNKVKAVDNIKQELRRPSLIAIDHRNVFRDCLCICLNKIFTGDKILSFLSVDDLFKSDFNLIEGDLIILYCDIRETLQKKAARDELLSRVGHGINVVLICEGDDIRDVMGCLENGARGYIPTSVSLQVAIEAIRLVRAGGIFIPANSLLQSYSSASDLDPPRQFTPRQTDVLGQLQKGKSNKIIAFELEMKESTVKVHVRNIMRRLGVTNRTEAVVEMQQNYKTDYKNYK